In Rhizobium sp. BT03, the sequence ATGGCGCTCAAGCGGATGGACAATGTAGGCATCGTCGTCGAAGACCTCACCGCGGCGATTGATTTCTTTGGCGAGCTCGGCCTTGCGCTCGAAGGACGGGCCATGGTCGAAGGAGAATGGGCCGGGCGGATCACGGGGCTGGGCGATCAGCGGGTCGAGATTGCCATGATGCGCACACCTGATGGCCACAGCCGGCTCGAACTCTCCCGCTTCCTCATGCCCGATGTCGTCGCAGACCACCGCAACGCCCCGGTCAACGCGCTCGGCTATCTCCGCGTCATGTTCACCGTTGATGACATCGACGAGACGCTGGAGAGGCTTCGCGCGCATGGCGCGCAACTCGTCGGCGAAATAGTCCAGTATAAAGATGCCTATCGGCTCTGCTACATAAGAGGGCCCGAAGGGATTCTCCTCGGACTTGCCCAGGAACTCAGCTGAGGCGCAATCAAACAGGCTGTCAGATCATCCGCATGAAATGACCCGGCTCCACTTCGACGATATCGTCCTGGGCCGCGGCCGAACGGCGGCGGATATCCTCCACCTCGTCGGGCCTCAGCCGCGCCTTCGGATCGTCGAAGCGGACGTCGGGATCGGGCACGGCTGAAAGCAGCAGCCTGGTATAGGGATGCAGCGGATTGTCGATCACCCGGGCGGTGCTGCCCCATTCGACGATCTGGCCGGCATACATCACGGCGATGTCCTCCGCGACATAACGGGCGGTGGCGATATCATGGGTGATGTAGAGCAGGCCGAGATTCATCTCCTGCTTCATCTCGTTCAACAGGTTGAGCACGCCGAGGCGCACCGAGACGTCGAGCATCGAGGTCGGTTCGTCGGCGACGATCACTTCCGGCCTGACAGCGAGGGCGCGGGCGATGTTGACGCGCTGGCGCTGGCCGCCGGAGAGTTCATGCGGATATTTTGGCGCGACGAGATCGGGATCGAGCCTGACGCGCGTCAGCAGTTCGCGGACCGCGACGTCGATCTCGCTTCCTTTGATCTCCGGGCGATGCAGCTTCAGCGGCCGGCGGAGGTGGTGCGCGATGGTATGGGCGGGGTTCAGCGAGGCGAAGGGATCCTGGAAGATCATCTGCACCGAGCGGCGGTAGCGGGCGATCTCGGCGGAATTGGCCGTCTCGACCGGCCGGCCCTTGTAGAGGATGCGGCCCGATGTCGGCAGGTATTCGCGCATTGCCATGCGGGCGCAGGTCGTCTTGCCGCTGCCGGATTCGCCGACGAGCGCCAGTGCCCGGCCGGCGCGCAGCGAAAAGGAGATCGAGCGGGCAGCATGAACGGCGGACGCGCCGTGGCCGAAGGTCTTCGTCACCGTGTCGAGTGCGAGAATGGCATCAGTCACAGCAGCACGCCTCCATGCAGTGAGGGGAAGGAGGCCCAGAGCTTCTTCGTGTAATCATGCTGCGGCGTCCGGTAGATCGCTTCGGCGGTGTTTTGCTCCACCAGCCTGCCTGACAGCATGATGCCGATGCGGTCGCAGAATTGCACCATCAGGCCGAGATCATGGGTGATGAACAGCACGGAGAAGCCGAAGCTGCGGCGCAGCTCGTTGATGCGCTGCAGGATCTCGCGCTGAACGACGACGTCGAGCGCCGTCGTCGGCTCATCCATGATGACGAGTTTTGGGTCGAGCGCCATGCAGATAGCGATGACGATGCGCTGGCGCATGCCGCCTGAAAACTGATGCGGATAATCACGCATGCGATCCGGCGCGATGTCGACCAGCTTCAGCATTTCGGCAGTGCGCTCCCGGGCTTGCGCGCGGCTCATGTTTTTGTGGGTGCGCAGCACATCATAGAACTGTGTCTCGACGCGCAGCACCGGGTTCAGCGAGTTCATGGCGCTCTGAAAGACCATGGCGACCTCGCGCCAGCGGAAGGCGGCAAGCGCCTGCCGGTCGAGGCCGAGCACGTCGCGGCCGTCGAGCAGGATGCGGCTCTCCTTGCGGATCAGCGCCGGCGGCTTGTGCAGCCGGCTGATGGCGAAGGCGATGGTGCTCTTGCCGCAGCCGGATTCGCCGGCAAGGCCGAAGACCTCGCCCGGCGCCACGTCGAAGCTGACATCGTCGACGGCGCGGAAATCCTTCTCCTCGCCGATATAATCGATGGTGAGGCTCCTCACCGAAAGCAGCGGCTGGGTCACAGGCGGCCCTCCCCTGAGCGAACGAGCAGGGACCAGCGCTTCAGGTGATTGCCGGTGCGCAGCCGCGGATTGGCGATCTCGTCGACGGCGAAATTGAGGAGGGACATGCCGATGCCGAGGAGGGCGAGCGCGAAACAGGGTGTGAGGATATCCCACCATGCGCCGACCGAAAGGGCGGAAGCCTTCTGCGCGTTGTAAAGCATCGTGCCCCAGGAAATCGCTTTCGGATCGCCGAGGCCGAGAAATTCCAGCGTCGCCTCGGTAATAATCGCGAAGATGACGCTGCCGATGAAATTGATGCCGACGATGGAGATCACGTTGGGGAAAATCTCGAATGTCATGATGCGCCATTGCGGCTCGCCCATCATCTCGGCCGATTTGACGAAATCCTTCTGTTTGACGGAGAGCGTCTCGGCGCGGGTGACGCGGGCCCCCCAGGCCCAGGAGGTGGCGCCGAGGATGAGCGCGATGACGAGCGGGCTCGCCTGACCGATGAAGGCGGCGAGCACCAGCAGCAGCGGCAGGTTGGGCACGACGAGCACCATATTGGTGAAGAAGCTGATGATCTCGTCCGTCTTGCCGCCGCGATAGCCGGAGATGATGCCGAGCGCAGTACCAACCAGCGTGATCAGCAGGCCGGCGCCGAAACCGACGGCGAGCGAGGTGCGGGCGCCGTAGATCAGCCGGGCAAAGACATCCTGGCCGATGCGGGTGGTGCCGAGAATATGGTCGAGCGACGGCGGCTGATGCGGCCGCCCGGTGCGGGCGGCGGGATCGTATTGCGTCAGCAAAGGGGCTGCGATCGCGACGATGACGATGAAGGCGATGATCAGGAGGCCGACCAGCGCCTTGCGGTTTCGAAGCAGGGTTCTCATCTCATGCTCCCTTCAGCCGCGGGTCGAGCAGGATATAACTGACGTCGACGATGAAATTGGCGATCAGCATGGTCGCGGTCATGATGAGGAGCTGGCCCTGGATGACCGGATAATCGCGGGCGAGGATCGCCTGGTAGAGAATATTGCCGAGGCCGGGATAGTTGTAGACGACCTCCGTCACTAGCGAACCGCCGAGAATGGTGCCGATGGCGATGGCAAGGCTGGAGACGGTCGGCAGCAGGGCGTTGCGCGCCGCATACCAGAGCATCACATGCCGGTCGGACAGGCCCTTGGCGCGGGCCATGACGATATAGTCCTCACCGAGCAGGTTGATCATGTTGTTGCGCATGGTGACGGTGAAGCCGCCGATCAGAACGGTGCAGAGTGTGACCATAGGCAGGATGCCGTGATAGGCGACGCTGCCGAGATAGTGCAGGCTGAAGGCCGGATCGAGCGAGGGATCGGCGGCATAGCCGTTCGGAAACCAGCCGAGCGTGAAGCCGAAGATGAAGAGCACGATCAGCGAGGTGACGACCGCCGGCACCGAGGTGGCAAAGATCGCGCCGACGGAGACGACGACATCGAACCTGCTGCCGCGGCGCCAGGCGGCGAGGATGCCGAGGAAGGTGCCGAGCGCGAAGCTGACGATCGTCGCCGTTCCCATCAGGCTGACGGTCCAGACCAGCGCATGGCCGAGCACGGAGGTCACCGGCAGCGGGAAATATTTGATCGAGCGGCCGAGATCGCCGGTAAAAATGCTGCTGAGATAGGTGAGATATTGCTGCCAGAGCGGCCCATCGACGAAGCCGAAGGTCAGCTTCAGCGCCTGCAGGCTTTCCGGCGGCAATTCGGCGCCGGCGCTCGAAAACATGATCTGCACGGGATCGCCCGGCATCAGGCGGGGCAGGAAGAAGTTGATCGTCGCTGCCGCGATGAAGGCTGCTATGTAGAAGACGAGGCGGCGAAGCAGGAAAGCCATGGGAACTCCGTCGTGACGGGAGCGGCGTTGAAAGCACCGCTCCCGAGATCAATGCCCTTACTTGACCGGCTCGAGTGCGAGCAGGTTCAAGAGACGCGCCGGGTTCGTTCGCGAAATCGACGGATTGACGAAGGGATTTTCCTTGGTCGACCAGCCGGTGAAACGCTTGGTGTTGTACTGATACCAGTTCGGATTGTTGAACACCGGGATCATGGGCATGTTCTCGGCGACGATGCGCTGCGCCTTGTTCATCACCTCTTTCTGCGTGGCAAGGTCGGCGGTCTGGGTGAACTCGGTCACGAGTTTCTCGACATCGGGGTTGAACCAGCGTTGCGCGGTGAAGCGGGTCTTGCCTTTGTCCGAGGCGCTGAAGGCGCGCTTATAGGGATAGTAGGGCGAGGCTGATGCCGGCAGGCTGTTGATCGCCGCATCGAAGCTGCCGTTGATGAGGTTGCCGGTCCACACGGCCTCTTCAGGTGTTTCGATCTTGGCGTCGATGCCGACCGCCTGCATGCCTTCGACAGCGATGTTGACGGTGTCGACCCAGTCCGTCCAGGAGTTCGGGACGATGATCGAGAAGGAGATCTTGCTGCCGTCGGGATTGTCGCGGAAACCATCGCCGTCCTTGTCCTTGTAACCCGCCTCGTCGAGCAGCGCCTTGGCGGCGTCGGCGTCATAGGTCGCGAACTTGCCAAAGTCTGATTTGACGGACGGGTCGGCCCAGCTCTTGTAAAGCTCGCCCATCAGGCCGGGATCTTCGTTCAGCGTCGGATAGCCGTAGCCGGCGACGTCGATCATCGTCTTGCGGTCGAGCGCCATGCCGACGGCACGGCGGAACTTCAGGTCGTTGAAGGCCTTCTTGTTGTTCTCGTTCGCGGTTTCCAGGTTGAACAGGAAGGCGACCATGCTGCTCGGCGAATACCAGTAGTGGAAATGCGCCGGATCCTTGGACACATAGACATTGTCGATATCGGGGATGAAGGAGACGCCCCAGTCGAGCGTGCCGTCGGCGGTTGCCGTCAGGATCTGGTTGTTGTCGGCAAGCTGCGGGAAGCGTATGCAATCGACCTTCAGATGCGCATTGTCCCAATAGTTCGGGTTGCGGCACTGGTCGTAGGTCTGGCCGGTGAAACGAGGGACCTCGGTCAGCGGTCCGCTGCCGACCGGGTTCTCGTTGGCGAAGGTGACGGGATCGGCGACGTCCTTCCAGACATGTTCCGGAACGATCGGCAGCTGCGAGATCTGCTCGGCGGCGAGAGAGCTCGGATTGGCGAGCGTGAAGCGCACGGTCTGGGCATCGACGGCTTTAACATCGGTGACGAAGCTCCAGATGCTGACGAAGTCGAGCGCCGGGAATTTCTTCAGATAGGCATAGGTGAAGGTGACGTCGGCTGCGGTCAGCGGCTTACCATCAGACCATTTCAGGTTCGGGCGCAGCTTGAAATCGATGCTTTTCAGATCGTCGGAGAGCTTGAAGCTTTCGGCCAGGCGATAGACCGGCTTGTTGCTGTCGAAGCGGTTGAAGATAACGAGCGGCTCATAGATGAAATCGAGCGTCGACTGGCGCGACGAGGTCTGGTTGAACGGGTTGAAGTTGCGAACCCAGGTCGTCGCCGGTTCGATATTCGCCGTCAGGACCGTTTGCGCCATGGCGGAGCCTGAAAGCAGTGTCAGGGCAGCGGCGGCAAGAAGATACTTTTTCATGTTCTATTCCCCTTTTTTTTATGCGGTGAGAGATGGCGCGCCGGTCAGGAGACCGAGGCGCTGGCAAATATGTCTTCGACTTGGCGGTGGGCGGCGCGGACATCGACCTTGAGATTGCCGAGGCGGGCCTGGCCGGCGGCAATGCGCTTCACCGCCGCCTCCTTCAGCGGCCGCGCGGCCCTGGCGGCGGCTTCGCTTTCCCTGACATCGCCGTGGCTGTGGAGGGCGATGTCGAAGCCGGCGTCGAGCACCTGTTCGACGCGTTCCGGCAATGTGCCGGCGAGCGATTCCATGAAGATGCAGTCGGAGATCAGCACGCCGTCATAGCCGAGATCGTTGCGGATGACGTCGTGCATGACAGGAGAGACGGAGGCCGGCAGCTCCTTGTCGTAGGCGGAGTAGACGACATGGGCGACCATGGCCCAGGGCGTATCCTTCAGCGCCACGAAGGGCTTGAAATCGGTCGCAATGAGCGTCTCGCGGCTGACGTCGACCACCGGGCGCTCCTTATGGGAGTCGAGCGTGGCGCGGCCATGGCCGGGAATATGTTTCATCACGGGCATGTTGCCGGTCTCGAGCAGGCCGTCGACCACCTCGCGGCCGAGGGCGGCGATGACATCGGGATCGGGGCCGAAAGAGCGGGCGCCGATGACCGCGCTCGTCGTCTCGAAGACGAGGTCGAGAACGGGCGAGCAGCCGCTGGAAAGGCCGAGTTCCGTCATCATCGCGCCCATGGCCTGGGAGGAAAGGCGCAATGCTCTTTTGCTGAGCTCGAAATCGCGGCGCGCCAGTTCGGCGAACTGCCCGAAGCTGCGGAAGAGCGGCCAGGGGCCGGCATCGAGGTGCTGGACGCGCCCGCCTTCCTGGTCGGTGAAGACGGGCGCATCGTCGCGGCCGACGGCTTCGCGGAAGCGTTCGATCAGCCGCTTGGTCTGCTCCGGCTCGCGCTGATTGCGCCGGCCGACGAAGAGACCGAGCGGATTGGTCTCACGAAACAGCGCGAATTCATCATCCGAAAGAACCGGATTGGGAAGGCCGACAAAAAGGGCGAGCGGGGTCGAGGACAATTCTGGTGCTCCGGGATCAGATGGTCATTGCCGGCATGCTTCTCAGCATGCCTTCGTAGATGCCCTTGTCGGGGGCGGGGATGATGATGGCGCCTGCGGTCTTGGCGTAGAAATCGACCGGGCCGGCATCGCCGATGAAGGCATAGGCATGCCCAAGCGTCTTCATGGTCTGAAGGCAGGCGGAAAACAGCGCGAGCCCGATACCCTTGCCGCGGGCTTCAGGGTCGACGCCGGTCGGGCCGAAGAAGCCGCGCGCCGTCGTGTCGTAGCAGGCAAAGCCGAGCAGCTCACGGCCTTCGATGGCGATCAGGCAGGCGACGGGCTGGCGGGAGAAGGCGACCGAGACCTCGCTTGCCCAGTTCTCGCTGAACCGTTCGCGAACCCAATTGATCACGAGATGCAGCTCCGGGGGGAGGGCCGGGCGGATGGAGACGCCGACATGATCGGCTTTCCGTTGCAGGTCGGCGAGCTCTGTCGAGTATAGACTCACAAGCAGGTCTGGCACCGGTCATTCCTCCTAATATTCCGTTATTGCAGAATATATACCCTTTTAATGTCATAGACTTGGCTATCTGGCTGAGCTTGTCAACTGCGTTTTTCAAATGGCGCGATGCTGCTCGCCATGATGCTCTCGCTCGAAAGCAAGCTGGCTGCCGAACGCAAAAAATGGCCCGGGGAGGGCCGGGCCTGACAAAGTGGGCAACTTCTCTTTCGTAATGCTCGGCATAAGGCCACGGCCGTTCAGTTGACGTCCGTTGGCTGCCCCTCACCCTAACCCTCTCCCCGTAAGAACGGGGAGAGGGGACGTGCCCCGCGAAAAGTTTGGGGAACGGAGAGGTTGCAGCATATCCCCTTCGCCCCGTTTACGGGGAGAAGGTGCCGGCAGGCGGATGAGCGGCGGCAGCCCTCATTACCCGTCTTTCCAAAGCGCATGAAAATGCTGCACCGGGCCGTGGCCGGAGCCGACGGTGAGGCTGCCGGCAGCCGCAACCGCGCCGGCGAGGTAATCCTTGGCGATGGCGACCGCCTCTTCAGCCGAGACGCCCTTGGCAAGCTCGGCCGCCAGCGCGCTCGACAGCGTGCAGCCGGTGCCGTGGGTGTTCTTGGTCGGCACGCGTCGGGCTTCGAACCAGTGCAGACCATCGGCCGCGGCAAGCACGTCGGGGCTTTCCTCGCTGTCGAGATGACCGCCTTTGACCAGCACGGCGGCCGGGCCGAGCGCGCGCAGCTGCTCGGCCTGCGCCGCCATCTCGGCGCGGTTTGTCGCGACCGGCTGGTGCAGCAGGGCGGCGGCCTCAGGCAGGTTCGGGGTCAGCAGTGTGGCGAGCGGCAGCAACCGGCGGTTCAGCACGTCGACGGCTTCGGGCGCAAGCAGGGCGGCCCCGCCCTTGGCGATCATCACGGGATCGATGACGATGGGAATGCCGCGGCGGTCGGCCGGTGCTGCGGCCACAGCTGCGTCGAGTGCGGCGGCGACGGCCTCGGCGATGCCGGCATTGGCGATCATGCCGATCTTGACGGCATCGACGCGCACATCGGCAAAGACGGCATTGATCTGATCGGCGACGAATGGAGGCGGCACCAGATGCACGCCGCTGACGCCTTGCGTGTT encodes:
- a CDS encoding ABC transporter ATP-binding protein, coding for MTQPLLSVRSLTIDYIGEEKDFRAVDDVSFDVAPGEVFGLAGESGCGKSTIAFAISRLHKPPALIRKESRILLDGRDVLGLDRQALAAFRWREVAMVFQSAMNSLNPVLRVETQFYDVLRTHKNMSRAQARERTAEMLKLVDIAPDRMRDYPHQFSGGMRQRIVIAICMALDPKLVIMDEPTTALDVVVQREILQRINELRRSFGFSVLFITHDLGLMVQFCDRIGIMLSGRLVEQNTAEAIYRTPQHDYTKKLWASFPSLHGGVLL
- a CDS encoding VOC family protein encodes the protein MALKRMDNVGIVVEDLTAAIDFFGELGLALEGRAMVEGEWAGRITGLGDQRVEIAMMRTPDGHSRLELSRFLMPDVVADHRNAPVNALGYLRVMFTVDDIDETLERLRAHGAQLVGEIVQYKDAYRLCYIRGPEGILLGLAQELS
- a CDS encoding ABC transporter ATP-binding protein, translating into MTDAILALDTVTKTFGHGASAVHAARSISFSLRAGRALALVGESGSGKTTCARMAMREYLPTSGRILYKGRPVETANSAEIARYRRSVQMIFQDPFASLNPAHTIAHHLRRPLKLHRPEIKGSEIDVAVRELLTRVRLDPDLVAPKYPHELSGGQRQRVNIARALAVRPEVIVADEPTSMLDVSVRLGVLNLLNEMKQEMNLGLLYITHDIATARYVAEDIAVMYAGQIVEWGSTARVIDNPLHPYTRLLLSAVPDPDVRFDDPKARLRPDEVEDIRRRSAAAQDDIVEVEPGHFMRMI
- a CDS encoding ABC transporter permease gives rise to the protein MRTLLRNRKALVGLLIIAFIVIVAIAAPLLTQYDPAARTGRPHQPPSLDHILGTTRIGQDVFARLIYGARTSLAVGFGAGLLITLVGTALGIISGYRGGKTDEIISFFTNMVLVVPNLPLLLVLAAFIGQASPLVIALILGATSWAWGARVTRAETLSVKQKDFVKSAEMMGEPQWRIMTFEIFPNVISIVGINFIGSVIFAIITEATLEFLGLGDPKAISWGTMLYNAQKASALSVGAWWDILTPCFALALLGIGMSLLNFAVDEIANPRLRTGNHLKRWSLLVRSGEGRL
- a CDS encoding ABC transporter substrate-binding protein: MKKYLLAAAALTLLSGSAMAQTVLTANIEPATTWVRNFNPFNQTSSRQSTLDFIYEPLVIFNRFDSNKPVYRLAESFKLSDDLKSIDFKLRPNLKWSDGKPLTAADVTFTYAYLKKFPALDFVSIWSFVTDVKAVDAQTVRFTLANPSSLAAEQISQLPIVPEHVWKDVADPVTFANENPVGSGPLTEVPRFTGQTYDQCRNPNYWDNAHLKVDCIRFPQLADNNQILTATADGTLDWGVSFIPDIDNVYVSKDPAHFHYWYSPSSMVAFLFNLETANENNKKAFNDLKFRRAVGMALDRKTMIDVAGYGYPTLNEDPGLMGELYKSWADPSVKSDFGKFATYDADAAKALLDEAGYKDKDGDGFRDNPDGSKISFSIIVPNSWTDWVDTVNIAVEGMQAVGIDAKIETPEEAVWTGNLINGSFDAAINSLPASASPYYPYKRAFSASDKGKTRFTAQRWFNPDVEKLVTEFTQTADLATQKEVMNKAQRIVAENMPMIPVFNNPNWYQYNTKRFTGWSTKENPFVNPSISRTNPARLLNLLALEPVK
- a CDS encoding ABC transporter permease, yielding MAFLLRRLVFYIAAFIAAATINFFLPRLMPGDPVQIMFSSAGAELPPESLQALKLTFGFVDGPLWQQYLTYLSSIFTGDLGRSIKYFPLPVTSVLGHALVWTVSLMGTATIVSFALGTFLGILAAWRRGSRFDVVVSVGAIFATSVPAVVTSLIVLFIFGFTLGWFPNGYAADPSLDPAFSLHYLGSVAYHGILPMVTLCTVLIGGFTVTMRNNMINLLGEDYIVMARAKGLSDRHVMLWYAARNALLPTVSSLAIAIGTILGGSLVTEVVYNYPGLGNILYQAILARDYPVIQGQLLIMTATMLIANFIVDVSYILLDPRLKGA
- a CDS encoding GNAT family N-acetyltransferase, translated to MPDLLVSLYSTELADLQRKADHVGVSIRPALPPELHLVINWVRERFSENWASEVSVAFSRQPVACLIAIEGRELLGFACYDTTARGFFGPTGVDPEARGKGIGLALFSACLQTMKTLGHAYAFIGDAGPVDFYAKTAGAIIIPAPDKGIYEGMLRSMPAMTI
- a CDS encoding glycoside hydrolase family 3 N-terminal domain-containing protein codes for the protein MSSTPLALFVGLPNPVLSDDEFALFRETNPLGLFVGRRNQREPEQTKRLIERFREAVGRDDAPVFTDQEGGRVQHLDAGPWPLFRSFGQFAELARRDFELSKRALRLSSQAMGAMMTELGLSSGCSPVLDLVFETTSAVIGARSFGPDPDVIAALGREVVDGLLETGNMPVMKHIPGHGRATLDSHKERPVVDVSRETLIATDFKPFVALKDTPWAMVAHVVYSAYDKELPASVSPVMHDVIRNDLGYDGVLISDCIFMESLAGTLPERVEQVLDAGFDIALHSHGDVRESEAAARAARPLKEAAVKRIAAGQARLGNLKVDVRAAHRQVEDIFASASVS
- the thiD gene encoding bifunctional hydroxymethylpyrimidine kinase/phosphomethylpyrimidine kinase, yielding MIRNVLSIAGSDPSGGAGIQADLKAFSARGVYGMAVLTALTAQNTQGVSGVHLVPPPFVADQINAVFADVRVDAVKIGMIANAGIAEAVAAALDAAVAAAPADRRGIPIVIDPVMIAKGGAALLAPEAVDVLNRRLLPLATLLTPNLPEAAALLHQPVATNRAEMAAQAEQLRALGPAAVLVKGGHLDSEESPDVLAAADGLHWFEARRVPTKNTHGTGCTLSSALAAELAKGVSAEEAVAIAKDYLAGAVAAAGSLTVGSGHGPVQHFHALWKDG